One uncultured Tolumonas sp. genomic window carries:
- a CDS encoding FAD/NAD(P)-binding oxidoreductase — translation MATIIIVGAGLGGMSAAYELKAELGQQHDVILINNKPDFEFTPSNPWIAVEWRQRKETSIPIEPYVSKKSIRFIASGLASLNAAQQQLELTDGQKLNYDYLVLCTGPELAFDEITGAGPDAGGTSSVCTLTHAEHCRDNVNKLINEPGHVIVGAMPGASCFGPAYEYAFILDKHLRDKKVRKSVPMTFVTSEPYIGHLGLNGVGDSKGMLESELRQRDISWICNAKTVGIIDGKMEIDELDDDGNVKRHHSLPYKHAMMLPAFRGIAPLRSIEGLVNPRGFVLVDDHQRNPKYPQIYAAGVCIAIPPLSKTPVPTGVPKTGYMIESMVRAITHNIKAEIMGQQPTFKATWNAICLADMGDTGAAFLAMPQIPPRNVAWFKKGKWVHLAKIGFEKYFLHKMQIGDTEPVYERFMLKYLGIDKLE, via the coding sequence ATGGCAACAATAATTATAGTTGGTGCTGGCTTAGGTGGGATGTCAGCCGCTTATGAGCTTAAAGCTGAATTAGGTCAACAGCACGACGTTATCTTAATCAATAATAAACCCGATTTTGAGTTTACCCCATCCAACCCCTGGATTGCCGTCGAATGGCGACAACGCAAAGAAACATCAATTCCTATTGAGCCTTATGTCAGCAAAAAATCTATCCGGTTTATCGCTTCCGGTTTAGCAAGCCTGAATGCCGCACAACAACAGCTCGAACTGACCGATGGACAAAAACTAAATTATGACTATTTAGTCTTGTGCACCGGGCCTGAATTGGCTTTTGATGAAATAACAGGTGCAGGTCCTGATGCTGGCGGAACGAGTAGTGTTTGCACATTAACGCACGCAGAACATTGCCGGGATAACGTCAATAAGCTCATTAACGAACCAGGTCATGTGATCGTCGGGGCGATGCCAGGGGCATCCTGTTTTGGTCCTGCATATGAATACGCGTTTATTTTGGATAAACATTTAAGAGATAAAAAAGTCAGAAAATCAGTACCCATGACTTTCGTTACCAGTGAACCTTACATTGGGCACCTTGGTTTAAATGGTGTCGGCGACTCGAAAGGTATGCTGGAAAGTGAACTACGACAACGTGATATCAGCTGGATTTGCAACGCGAAAACCGTCGGTATCATTGATGGCAAAATGGAAATCGATGAGTTGGATGATGATGGTAATGTTAAGCGACACCACAGTTTGCCCTATAAACACGCCATGATGTTACCCGCGTTCCGTGGGATTGCACCCTTGCGATCTATAGAAGGATTAGTGAATCCGCGTGGATTTGTATTAGTGGATGATCATCAGCGTAACCCTAAATACCCACAAATTTATGCGGCCGGTGTTTGTATTGCGATTCCACCGCTCAGTAAAACCCCCGTCCCTACTGGCGTACCAAAAACAGGCTATATGATTGAGTCGATGGTTAGAGCCATCACGCATAATATTAAAGCAGAAATAATGGGGCAACAGCCGACATTTAAGGCGACCTGGAATGCTATCTGTTTGGCCGATATGGGTGATACGGGGGCTGCTTTCCTCGCTATGCCTCAAATTCCGCCCAGAAATGTTGCCTGGTTTAAGAAAGGTAAATGGGTTCATCTGGCTAAAATCGGATTTGAAAAATATTTCCTACATAAAATGCAAATCGGTGATACCGAACCAGTATATGAACGCTTCATGCTGAAATATCTTGGCATTGATAAGTTGGAATAA
- a CDS encoding efflux RND transporter periplasmic adaptor subunit, with protein MRCLSILLIFASVIVHAETAVSDTLSVTLSAVPEWFVMDARVEPIDQGTVSAQTSGRVSAISVDVNDVVPSGHLLVEITNTSQTAGQDQAKAAVKAAEARYNDAERQRLRLVDLVNKGSVSRREYDSATTEAQAAASVLKQARAELVQAGENLGFTRIVAPYAGVVSARHVSLGETVNPGQPLLSGYAFENMRVVASLPARYVSQLKETTPLQVTFPDGQAITLPQHQLFQFADPASHSFTLRANLPKQTTPVWQNGSWVKLAMPLNTKPKLLIPENALLRQNELSAVYLAEKNGFVLRQVRLGRHYDGQIEILAGLKAGEVIAKDAYAVIAQQGGQYAP; from the coding sequence ATGCGATGTCTTTCGATCCTTCTCATTTTTGCTTCTGTTATTGTTCATGCTGAAACGGCAGTATCGGACACCTTGTCGGTAACGTTATCAGCAGTGCCTGAATGGTTTGTCATGGATGCCAGAGTCGAGCCGATTGACCAAGGAACGGTTTCTGCGCAGACCAGTGGCAGGGTGAGTGCTATTAGCGTCGATGTGAATGATGTGGTGCCAAGTGGTCATCTGTTAGTTGAAATCACCAACACCTCACAAACTGCCGGGCAAGATCAAGCAAAAGCGGCGGTAAAAGCCGCTGAAGCTCGTTATAACGATGCCGAAAGGCAACGGTTACGACTGGTTGATTTGGTCAATAAAGGCTCGGTTTCACGCCGCGAATACGATAGCGCTACTACGGAAGCGCAAGCCGCTGCCAGTGTGCTCAAGCAAGCACGAGCTGAGCTAGTTCAGGCCGGCGAAAACCTCGGTTTTACTCGTATTGTGGCCCCATATGCGGGCGTGGTGTCGGCCCGGCATGTTTCGCTAGGGGAAACCGTCAACCCCGGCCAGCCGTTACTCAGTGGTTATGCTTTCGAAAACATGCGGGTGGTGGCTTCTCTGCCAGCTCGTTATGTCTCCCAGTTGAAAGAGACTACGCCGTTACAGGTCACTTTTCCTGATGGTCAGGCTATTACGCTGCCACAACATCAGCTATTTCAGTTTGCTGATCCGGCCAGCCACAGTTTTACCTTACGAGCAAACTTACCCAAACAAACCACCCCTGTCTGGCAAAATGGCAGTTGGGTGAAATTAGCCATGCCATTAAATACCAAGCCGAAGCTGTTGATCCCAGAAAATGCGCTGTTGCGTCAAAACGAGTTATCGGCGGTGTATCTGGCGGAAAAAAATGGCTTTGTGTTACGCCAAGTGCGATTAGGTCGACACTATGACGGGCAAATCGAGATCCTTGCCGGCCTGAAAGCCGGTGAAGTAATTGCCAAAGATGCCTACGCCGTTATCGCGCAGCAGGGAGGCCAATATGCGCCCTGA